Proteins from one Aquila chrysaetos chrysaetos chromosome 5, bAquChr1.4, whole genome shotgun sequence genomic window:
- the LOC115340998 gene encoding chromobox protein homolog 2 isoform X2 has translation MEELSSVGEQVFAAECILSKRLRKGKLEYLVKWRGWSSKHNSWEPEENILDPRLLLAFQKKEHEKEVQNRKRGKRPRGRPRKHVVSAACVNSPCLSIALQEPEMPAKTKSSSSSSSTSSSSSSSDEEDESDLEAKRGPRSRETHPVPQKKAQILVAKPEMKDTSRKKRGRKPLPPEQKAARRTVNLTKVLKTSRKEVGGSGKLMGKLQPQHGSQGSGMAMLKDPPGALAGLSSGGSSAENLPNMMKSGSASPNRAISWQSSIVHYMNRMSQSQNSAETSPLGRLALKSQASSKSGLGLDLKMRSQKGSGELGLSMQGPKTAKAPSSGAGGDQKSGFAAGGQMLHNGSKTPASSSGASSQPTSSQELNLQALNLQSVKNGPSVAGGSSLPRHLCSTLSKGSGTAGSVGAGGAKGGTAGAGLNAASAGVLSGGDGGKSEKQAHRAGDRDSAKSGTAGTQDGHAAAENRKPAALSEMSTGEETSSDSDRDSASFPGVGQNMSVSIQTSQDWKPTRSLIEHVFVTDVTANLITVTVKESPTSVGFFNLRQY, from the exons GGCAAGCTGGAGTACCTGGTCAAGTGGCGAGGCTGGTCCTCCAA GCACAACAGCTGGGAGCCCGAGGAGAACATCCTTGATCCAAGACTCCTCCTGGCTTTCCAAAAGAA GGAACATGAAAAAGAAGTACAGAATCGCAAGAGGGGCAAGCGGCCCAGGGGCAGGCCCAGGAAACACGTGGTGagtgctg CTTGTGTGAACTCTCCCTGTCTCTCCATTGCTTTGCAGGAACCAGAGATGCCTGCAAAAACTAAGTCAAGtagctcctcttcctccacatcctcctcttcttcctcctcggATGAAGAGGATGAAAGTGACCTGGAAGCAAAGAGAGGTCCCCGCAGCAGAGAGACTCACCCGGTACCGCAGAAGAAAGCTCAGATCCTGGTGGCGAAGCCTGAAATGAAAGACACTTCCAGGAAGAAGCGTGGGCGGAAACCTCTTCccccagagcagaaagcagctcGAAGGACCGTGAACCTGACAAAGGTGCTGAAAACGTCCCGGAAGGAGGTGGGCGGCAGCGGCAAGCTGATGGggaagctgcagccccagcacggCTCACAGGGCTCGGGCATGGCCATGCTGAAGGACCCGCCGGGTGCCTTGGCTGGGCTCAGCTCCGGGGGTTCGTCTGCAGAAAACCTGCCCAACATGATGAAGAGCGGCTCGGCGAGTCCAAACCGGGCCATCAGCTGGCAGAGCTCCATCGTGCACTACATGAACAGGATGTCCCAAAGCCAGAACTCGGCAGAGACCTCGCCCCTGGGCAGGCTGGCACTGAAGTCCCAGGCATCCAGTAAGAGTGGCTTAGGGCTGGACTTAAAAATGAGGAGCCAGAAAGGATCTGGGGAGCTTGGGCTGAGCATGCAAGGACCCAAGACTGCTAAGGCTCCTAGCAGCGGCGCTGGAGGTGACCAGAAATCAGGGTTTGCTGCGGGAGGCCAAATGCTGCACAATGGCAGCAAGACGCCTGCGAGCTCGTCCGGGGCCAGCAGCCAGCCGACCTCCAGTCAGGAGCTGAACCTCCAAGCTCTAAACCTGCAGAGTGTCAAAAATGGGCCAAGCGTGGCCGGTGGGAGCAGCCTCCCTCGCCACCTTTGCAGCACCCTGTCCAAAGGCTCCGGCACGGCGGGGAGCGTGGGTGCCGGCGGTGCGAAGGGCGGCACGGCGGGTGCCGGGTTGAATGCTGCCAGCGCCGGTGTGCTCTCAGGGGGGGACGGCGGCAAGAGCGAGAAGCAGGCACACCGGGCAGGCGACAGGGACTCGGCCAAAAGTGGCACAGCCGGCACGCAGGATGGGCACGCGGCTGCGGAGAACCGCAAGCCGGCCGCCCTTTCCGAAATGAGCACAGGCGAAGAGACCAGCTCAGATTCGGACCGGGATTCGGCTTCCTTCCCAGGCGTGGGTCAGAACATGTCTGTCTCCATCCAGACCAGCCAGGACTGGAAACCCACCCGCAGCCTGATTGAGCATGTCTTTGTCACCGACGTCACTGCTAACCTGATCACAGTGACAGTCAAGGAGTCCCCCACCAGCGTCGGGTTTTTCAACCTACGGCAATACTGA
- the LOC115340998 gene encoding chromobox protein homolog 2 isoform X1 → MEELSSVGEQVFAAECILSKRLRKGKLEYLVKWRGWSSKHNSWEPEENILDPRLLLAFQKKEHEKEVQNRKRGKRPRGRPRKHVEPEMPAKTKSSSSSSSTSSSSSSSDEEDESDLEAKRGPRSRETHPVPQKKAQILVAKPEMKDTSRKKRGRKPLPPEQKAARRTVNLTKVLKTSRKEVGGSGKLMGKLQPQHGSQGSGMAMLKDPPGALAGLSSGGSSAENLPNMMKSGSASPNRAISWQSSIVHYMNRMSQSQNSAETSPLGRLALKSQASSKSGLGLDLKMRSQKGSGELGLSMQGPKTAKAPSSGAGGDQKSGFAAGGQMLHNGSKTPASSSGASSQPTSSQELNLQALNLQSVKNGPSVAGGSSLPRHLCSTLSKGSGTAGSVGAGGAKGGTAGAGLNAASAGVLSGGDGGKSEKQAHRAGDRDSAKSGTAGTQDGHAAAENRKPAALSEMSTGEETSSDSDRDSASFPGVGQNMSVSIQTSQDWKPTRSLIEHVFVTDVTANLITVTVKESPTSVGFFNLRQY, encoded by the exons GGCAAGCTGGAGTACCTGGTCAAGTGGCGAGGCTGGTCCTCCAA GCACAACAGCTGGGAGCCCGAGGAGAACATCCTTGATCCAAGACTCCTCCTGGCTTTCCAAAAGAA GGAACATGAAAAAGAAGTACAGAATCGCAAGAGGGGCAAGCGGCCCAGGGGCAGGCCCAGGAAACACGTG GAACCAGAGATGCCTGCAAAAACTAAGTCAAGtagctcctcttcctccacatcctcctcttcttcctcctcggATGAAGAGGATGAAAGTGACCTGGAAGCAAAGAGAGGTCCCCGCAGCAGAGAGACTCACCCGGTACCGCAGAAGAAAGCTCAGATCCTGGTGGCGAAGCCTGAAATGAAAGACACTTCCAGGAAGAAGCGTGGGCGGAAACCTCTTCccccagagcagaaagcagctcGAAGGACCGTGAACCTGACAAAGGTGCTGAAAACGTCCCGGAAGGAGGTGGGCGGCAGCGGCAAGCTGATGGggaagctgcagccccagcacggCTCACAGGGCTCGGGCATGGCCATGCTGAAGGACCCGCCGGGTGCCTTGGCTGGGCTCAGCTCCGGGGGTTCGTCTGCAGAAAACCTGCCCAACATGATGAAGAGCGGCTCGGCGAGTCCAAACCGGGCCATCAGCTGGCAGAGCTCCATCGTGCACTACATGAACAGGATGTCCCAAAGCCAGAACTCGGCAGAGACCTCGCCCCTGGGCAGGCTGGCACTGAAGTCCCAGGCATCCAGTAAGAGTGGCTTAGGGCTGGACTTAAAAATGAGGAGCCAGAAAGGATCTGGGGAGCTTGGGCTGAGCATGCAAGGACCCAAGACTGCTAAGGCTCCTAGCAGCGGCGCTGGAGGTGACCAGAAATCAGGGTTTGCTGCGGGAGGCCAAATGCTGCACAATGGCAGCAAGACGCCTGCGAGCTCGTCCGGGGCCAGCAGCCAGCCGACCTCCAGTCAGGAGCTGAACCTCCAAGCTCTAAACCTGCAGAGTGTCAAAAATGGGCCAAGCGTGGCCGGTGGGAGCAGCCTCCCTCGCCACCTTTGCAGCACCCTGTCCAAAGGCTCCGGCACGGCGGGGAGCGTGGGTGCCGGCGGTGCGAAGGGCGGCACGGCGGGTGCCGGGTTGAATGCTGCCAGCGCCGGTGTGCTCTCAGGGGGGGACGGCGGCAAGAGCGAGAAGCAGGCACACCGGGCAGGCGACAGGGACTCGGCCAAAAGTGGCACAGCCGGCACGCAGGATGGGCACGCGGCTGCGGAGAACCGCAAGCCGGCCGCCCTTTCCGAAATGAGCACAGGCGAAGAGACCAGCTCAGATTCGGACCGGGATTCGGCTTCCTTCCCAGGCGTGGGTCAGAACATGTCTGTCTCCATCCAGACCAGCCAGGACTGGAAACCCACCCGCAGCCTGATTGAGCATGTCTTTGTCACCGACGTCACTGCTAACCTGATCACAGTGACAGTCAAGGAGTCCCCCACCAGCGTCGGGTTTTTCAACCTACGGCAATACTGA